From Rhododendron vialii isolate Sample 1 chromosome 10a, ASM3025357v1, the proteins below share one genomic window:
- the LOC131302973 gene encoding uncharacterized protein LOC131302973: MARRAWSEEEEDALLTNLTSLVDQGVWRTDNGGFCPSYLGVLKNEMRVSFPLAGINEIHIEGRIKKWKSDYRILDAMLRHPGFGWNPNENKLVVANEIWNEFVQDHRHLRHLRDRQFPHFNRWAYCFCHAPPRKRHPEWARVSAATRHSTQ, encoded by the exons ATGGCACGCCGGGCTTggagcgaggaggaggaggatgcaTTGTTAACAAACCTTACGAGCCTTGTAGATCAGGGGGTTTGGCGAACCGACAACGGAGGGTTTTGCCCTTCCTACTTGGGAGTTCTTAAAAATGAGATGCGAGTTTCTTTCCCTCTAGCAGGTATAAACGAAATTCATATTGAAGGAAGGATCAAGAAATGGAAGAGTGATTATCGTATACTAGACGCTATGCTTAGGCATCCTGGGTTCGGGTGGAATccaaatgaaaacaaactaGTGGTGGCaaatgaaatttggaatgaATTTGTCCAA GATCACCGACATCTGAGACATTTACGGGACAGGCAATTTCCCCATTTTAATCGATGGGCCTATTGCttttgtcacgccccgccccgcaaacggcacccagagTGGGCCCGAGTCAGCGCGGCCACGCGGCATTCCACACAAtag